GGCTGTTTTCGAACATGAACATTAGCCACTTGTAAAAAGTGCTGTGAAACTAACACACAAACTAGTTGTATGTGAGAAAACAATACAGCATCTATATGCATAAAAAGTACAGACGCTGATGTTTAGAACAGCAGTTTAGCCATTCCTGATGTTTTTGTTCAACTCTTATCTCGGTGCAAGATGCCAacatggtggtggtggtgacaggagaatgcaggatgtgatgaggagtgggtttctgaggctgtctCTGAAcactgctgagctggaatggaggagggtcgcagcgatcgcactgaaatgacagactgactgtgaaagagagagaagaggttttaaaatctgacagcagcaggatgattggttgaaagaGGTTGTGGCAGAGTCGGGTTGGTTGATTACTTACAGAGTAAACGccccaaatcagctgatcaccaaaGCAGGGAGACGGGGGGAGAGGAAGAGTGGGAGGGGCTACACTGAatgaagaaaatcaaatgaatgtgagagaatataaccagtcttcctgcttgaacttacACTGGGCTCCTTTTAATTGCCAATCACTACTTAGCTGTAATTGGCGGACACATCAGGAATTTAAATTGAAGTTGAAGacaagtattttttatttttgtggtgAGCAAGACGAGAGCAAAGAGATTATAATAGCCATAGAGCTCAACAGTAACCGAgtttttgaatttccctcgggatcaataaagtatctatctatctatctgtctatctatctgtctatctatctatctatctatctatctgtctatctgtctatctgtctatctatctgtctatctgtctatctgtctgtctgtctgtctgtctgtctgtctgtctgtctatctgtctatctatctatctatctgtctatctgtctatctatctatctatctatctatctgtctatctgtctatctatctatctatctgtctgtctgtctgtctgtctgtctgtctgtctatctgtctatctatctatctatctgtctatctgtctatctgtctgtctatctatctgtctatctatctatctgtctgtctgtctgtctgtctgtctatctgtctatctatctatctatctgtctatctgtctatctgtctgtctatctatctgtctatctatctatctgtctgtctgtctgtctgtctgtctgtctgtctgtctgtctgtctgtctgtctgtctgtctgtctgtctgtctatctatctgtctgtctgtctatctctctgtctgtctgtctgtctatctatctatctgtctatctgtctgtctatctgtctgtctgtctgtctgtctgtctgtctgtctgtctgtctgtctgtctgtctgtctgtctgtctgtctgtctgtctatctatctgtctgtctgtctgtctgtctatctatctatctatctgtctgtctatctatctatctatctatctatctatgaaCTAAACATCCCATAATGCATTGAGAATGATTTATGCTTTACTATGCTTACTAAAGAGCATATGGGTGGGGGTCGGAGCAGGTCGTGCTTGAAtgaggacgacacagtccgGTGGTGGAGGCTGGGTATTCACAGGAGACACATGTAGCAAGATGTACAAGATAGATGTTGTCATGGTTTCGGtcaaacatctttaaaagatAGAAATTCcttaaatcagatttttaaatgGTCAAGTTGTCTGATTGGTGAGTCACAGAGCGACGTCCCTGTATATGAGACAGTTGCAGTGGATAGCTACCTCGATTATAAACGATCCCCGTTCTTTGCTCAGTGATTTTCAGCTCCTTCTCTCTGGACGGAGGATTTTAGTCCCAAGGTGCAGAACCAACCGAAACAAAAGCAGCTTTGTTCCTGCCGCTATCACAGAAGTGAACAAGCTGTAGTTATAttagcaaaaacacacaaaaaaacatatttttatcctggattatttgtgttttttatggacCTTATTGGTTTACACTTCTCTCTCTTCTACGCTCTGATTGGTGGAACCTCGCGCCCTCCTATAATTCTTCTGACTTCTGTAGGTTTTGATCTTGTTTTAGTCGGTTTAAATAGTTCTCCTTCTCTCTAATGTGTTGTTCATTGTTACATCTGTTCTGTCATCTGTGTCATGATGGATGTTGATCTCGCTTGCTGCAAACAAATCTAcctacaggtacaaataaagtcaccTGGACCTGATAAGTAGaagaactaaaaaaacaaaaaaaaactgcacaacCCATTTCCACTGCTTACTCATGAGCGCTTTGccgacttaaaaaaaaatctaaatttaacTGAAAACGGGACGTGATGATTGGTTTTGCACGACGtgagttctttttttgtctAAGCCAATCACAACGACTTGTATTTTGTTGACCTTGATCATGTTGTGATGAAATCTTCCATTTGGGTCGGAGACTTCAGTTGTGCAAGACCGAGGTGATATACCACAATGATCGGAAGACTGGCTGCTGTGATTCTTCTCAGTACTTTGTGTGAGTATAAACTTTGTCTCCTTTAAGATGAGTATGTTTGTATCGATAGTTTCATagaaagagaggggaaaaagacTTCAGGTGACTTACATCAGTGGTGTCCAAATTTTTTtccttgcgggccaaaattgtcgtgttagaatcgctcgcgggccacaggttttgtttttaaaaatataattgaaAAAATAGttaggctttgtagatcagaatcaaaaggctcgctaaagaaaacCTTTTccaatcaaatattttgatttcttcgttctactttatttgtttttttctcagaatcaagcctgtaacgtggttcatttttttggaaaagctttctgcatttagctcaggtcattaaatgttaaaaaacagtccgcttgtttgcaaaaactgtgcatgagttttttttcatggtttacaaaaaaattgggaaaatagtaaaagctgtagatttaaaaaaaacaacaacatacatgttactgaacattttctattttaggaatattgttcagcccttgctaacatgaaaaagaaaaataagaaaatgtgccGATCTTAATTgaggcctcgggccaaaatcttctgattttttatttgaagtcacgggctgCAAAAAATCGGACCTGGAGGATACAATACCGCTGGTCACACCGCGAGTGGATACTCTGGAGACTGCACTGAGAAGAGCAACGGATCGTATTGAAAGCATGGAGAACCAAAGCCGACGGCAGAATGTGAGAATTGTTGGACTTAAGGAAGGCATGGAGGGAAAGGAGTCGGTGGGCTTCTTTGAAAAATGGATCCCAGAAGTTCTGGGCATATTAGGAGAGCGAATCCGGATCGAGAGAGCCCACCGCACCGGTCCTCCGCTGAGGCTTGGCGGCAAAGATGGTCCGAGAGCTGTTTTGGTGAGGCTACACAACTACACCGACAAGCAGAGAATCTTGTATGCGGCAAGGAACAAGGGCAGGATTAAAGTGGAAGGCCAGGACGTATCTTTCTTCCAGGACTTCTCCGCTGAGGTAGTGAAAAGGAGGAAGGAGTCAGCAAGCGCCCGGAGGAGGCTACGTGAGGCTGGTATAAGATACTCATTTGTGTATCCTGCCGTGATTAAAATAACCAACATCAATGGGAAGATGATGTCACTCTCCTGCATGGAAGAAATTAATGACTATATTAAAAAACTGCCAGCTCCATGATGAGCTCGGTAAGGGTACGTACATCATCGCATAGGAGTAGGTTGATAAGGTTATTCTAGCTGTGTTGACATTGACCGACCAGGGTTAGGTCTTACTATTTGGCTTCTACTGACAACTAGTGGACAAGTCTCCCTTAACATCAGTACACAATAATGAGTCAGTCGTGCCATGTTAAGTTTACGCTGTGAATGCAAATCCTTGAGGAAAACGTCTTTTTGTTAGATGTTATCATTATTGATACTTCTTGTTTTATTGTGGTGGCTTTGATTGCAGATTTACTGGCACCATATTACTACAATCCAGATGGGGAGGATAGTTTGGGTTACCTTTCCTCCTTGTCACCACCCCCCCCAGCTATACTTTTGCAATGCTTGAGTATGACAAGTTTAGacttatgtttgttttttcttttgttttttcccagTTCCCTTTTGGAACTGGACTGTTCAGGATTCTTAGCGTTAGGTTCAGTTTTTGCTTGGAACCatctctgttctcttttgaaGCTCGCACACGATTTAAAGTCATAGATTGGTTAGGATCATATGAAGCAGTTATTGTTGGAACACAACATACATATACGTTTACCAGTTATAAATGAGTATCAAGATATGTACATGGAATATCCGGGGCTCTAATAATGTTGTTAAGAGGAAATCTGTCCTGAATTCGCTTATAAAAGAAAAGATTCAGGTAACATTTCTACAGGAAACCCCTGGTGAGCGATAGGCGTGTTGAACCTGATTTTGTTAGACCATTTCGCTGGGCCCCTGATCGTTTCAGCTATCTGGGAATAAAAGACACGCCAAAACTCAATCGACTGTATAGTGAAAACATTTACCCGTTGACTAAGCACTTGAAAGAAAATATGATGAGATGGAGGAATCTGCCCATTTCCTTTCTTGGTAGGATCAATCTCATTAAGATGACTATTCTCCCTAAGATAATTTATCCTGTATCTATGCTTTTTGTAATTTTAAGGACAGAAGATATTAGAGATATTAATAAAGCAATATCAGACTTCATTTGGGGAGGAAGGAAACCCAAAATAAAATTAGAGAAGTTACAATTCACTAAAGAAAAAGGTGGGTGGGGTCTACCTAAAGTAGAAAATTATGTTATGTCAATACATGCCAGGATTATTTCTTCATGGGTGGTTGGAAACACTGGGTTGCCTTGGCTTGAAATAGAGGCCATAATGTGTAAACCTTTTTCCCCTATAAATTTATTAGACAAACGACTGAAGGAATTACCAATTCTAGTTAAGGACAACTTGTTAATAACCAATATCATAAGGATGTGGAGAAGCTTAAAGGCAATGTTTAAGGAAAACTGTTCCTTGAATGCACTTACAACATTGGTGGACAATCCAGATTTATCAGTGGAGGGGGCAGGGCCTAACTATAAACAGTGGCAGGAAGCAGGCTTAAAAGGAGTACATGATCTTTGCAGTAATGGGATCATCAAAACGTTTGACTCTCTGAGAGATCAGTACAATATACCTACCAAGGACTTTTACAAATATCTACAAGTCAGGCACTATGTATTGAAGAAGGCAAATACCCTCAATTTCTTTAGTGGTTCGCATATGCTGGAAAGATTTTTCTTGGATCAtacaaaaaatgaacattttgtatCAAGGTTTTACTCTGAGCGACAGAATTTGGATGTGGATAAACTTGCTTCCTTAAGAACATCATGGTCGGCGCTGCTGAAGGTGGCTATAGATAAAGATACATGGGAAGAAATTCTGATGTTACCCTCCAAGATTTCAATCTGTAATAGATATAAGGAGATGCAATACAATATCTTGCATAATGTTTATATATCTCCATATGTTTATAATAAGTTCACAGCAGGAGCTTCCCCAATTTGTTCCAAATGCAAAGCTAATACTGGAACTAGAATGCATTGTCTTTGGGAGTgtgaaaaaattaaattattttggaAAGCAGTATGTGGAGAAATAGGCACGGTGATAGGACAACAACTGCCTCCTGGCCCACTTCTATGCCTCCTAGGAAATCTACCGAACATTTTGAAGGAACATAAGGACGTAATCCAATTTCTTTTAATGTTGGCTAGGAAGGCTGTAATGACAAAATGGGTTGGGGATGAACCCCCTACTGTTCACTTGTGGAAATCGCTGATATCTGATGTTGTGATGTTAGAAAAGTTAAGATACTATATTAGTGGAAAGACTCATCTCTTTAAAAGGAAATGATAGAAGCTTTGAATCTTCTAAATGTTAAGTGCAACTTATCATAATGATCCCTGAATGATTATCTTGCTATTGTACAACCTCACTGTTAATCACATGTATACTATACTGGTGGATGCTGAATGTGACTACTGGACCAACTATGCAAATATTTTGCTAAAGTGCACTgagctgttattgttttgtatttgaaaatcaattaaaaaaaaaaaaaaaaaatcccctcaagggccgcaaatggccctcgggctgACACACATTTTGAAAGTCTCTGATGTTTCTCTCACTCTTCAGCTCAAACCATAAAGATGCCTCAACCGATCTCTGTGACTGTGGTTAAACCGGGTGACAGTGTGACTCTGGCATGTTTGTTTACCAAAGATGAAGCTGGATTGTTGAACTGGTACAAGATGAAGTTTGGATTCATGGTCCAAACAGTTGCAGCAGGAAGTTTTGACAAAGTTATCCTAGTAGAGCAATTTGACAACTCAAGATTTACCATCACCAAGGAGGGTTATCTGAACTTTCTCATCATCAGAAATGTAAGCAAAGAAGATGAAGCAACGTACTTCTGTCAAGTGGGAACTCCGTACACGTTGAAAATAACGAACGGTACAATAGTAGCGGTGAATGGTAAAGTATGCACATTacagttttttctttgtctgcatCTGTGCCCCAAATATCATGAGCTAATTCCTGCTTCACTGTGACTCACACAGATCATAAAAACCACCAGAACCTGGTCTATGTGAAACAAAGACCGGAGGCGCAGTCGGTCCAGGCGGGCGGCTCAGTGAAGCtccagtgttcacttctctccaagtccaaagaaaacagagagcagTGTCCAGGTGAACACAGTGTGTACTGgttcagagctgcagcaggagaagcTCATCCAGCTGTTATTTACACTCAAAGCCAcagaagtgaagaagaagagaagagaagctgTGTCTACAATCTGTCCAAAACCATACACAACTCGTCTGACGCCGGGACGTACTACTGCGCTGTGCTCACATGTGGACAAATCCTGTTTGGTGAAGGAACTACAGTGAAGACAAGTACGTGTTCACACTTCTTTAATatgactcatttaaaaaaaaaaaaaaaaaaattccaatcACTGCAGTTCTCTCATTTAAATCGATGTGGAGTCACTGCTAAGATTCTCTGAAAAGGAAAATGACAAATCAGGTTCTAACGAAACCCTAATTTGCTCAAACttatatttaaaggagcagtatatagctctgacacctagtttttaaaataggtactgcagtctaaattctaaacattatagagagctagtttgagcacgtttctgctcgtggagcttattagaaacatgcagaggctttttaggtcgggtacaatcacttctatctgaaccacttctcttgcccgcttccatcgctgcaacacctgttgacctgataactgctctcatatctgacaaaccgaggggtgtccaaaacggctgtataggggtgtcttaaaagcgcctaccttctctggtccaaacaaatccagagcattcaggagcagaatctaaagttagaaggaggacatactggctgctgcattgttgtcagagaagccaacacttcaacatagcatgtttccttaatgatcagatagtaaggtcactttatcatctcagtctctacacagctcactgattggaccttaaAGAGAAAGGGTCATTTGTGTAATAAGGATTTATTAATTAAAGCATgaactttctctttcctccATAAATGTGGGAGCATCTGTGATTAAATTGTACCCTTCTCAACATCATCTCATATAGCttgtaaagaaaacagaaggaTTAAATGTCTGCTATCATGTTTTTCCAGAAATTCCTGAACAAGAGTGGGACCCTGTAGTCATTGTCCTTGCGACTCTGGGCCCTCGCACACCTGTGCATGTCAGGGTGTGTAGCTCATTACACCTATATCAAAAGTTTTACTTTCCCACTGGGATGATGTGTATGAATCTTTGTGCGTTCACGACCATATTAAACACCTAAAataactacttcctgtttgatcgAACAACAACAGCTTTTGACGCATGTCTTTGAGCTTGGAGAGGTAGTATGGCCAAGGTCTTAGgatggtccacaccaattttgaggggaatacagcctggttcaaaaaacaaataggtctgattagctcatgtctcgatcggcacacactttgggggggggggggtttgatgACTTATCAGTTTTGGATCGACCATTACCGTGTCATGTTCTAAATTGTTCAGAAGTTGTTTTATTGAACGTATGGCGGCACTaatcttttttatctttatctttaggATGGTTACCCAGAGGCACTGCTGGATTTCTCCCATTAATGGAAGtcaaatagaagaagaagaaacactacGAAGACAACAGCAGCACGTTTGCAGCACCATGACAATGTCTCCGAGCGACTCAGAGAAATCTGTGAAGCCAAAGGAGCATCGTCCAACTTCGTGTTTGATAACGCTGAAATAATAGATAAAAGGTTTTATGTTCATGATTCACTgactgcattttaaaacattccttacattgaaattaaaaatgtgttggatGTGTCAGATCTTAGGCCGGCAGTAGcttagtctgtagggacttgggttgggaatctgagggtcgccggctcaagtcccggcacggaccaagtccgggtagctggagaggtgccagtccacttccttaGCACTGCcgagat
This is a stretch of genomic DNA from Labrus bergylta chromosome 9, fLabBer1.1, whole genome shotgun sequence. It encodes these proteins:
- the LOC109976572 gene encoding uncharacterized protein produces the protein MIGRLAAVILLSTLSQTIKMPQPISVTVVKPGDSVTLACLFTKDEAGLLNWYKMKFGFMVQTVAAGSFDKVILVEQFDNSRFTITKEGYLNFLIIRNVSKEDEATYFCQVGTPYTLKITNGTIVAVNDHKNHQNLVYVKQRPEAQSVQAGGSVKLQCSLLSKSKENREQCPGEHSVYWFRAAAGEAHPAVIYTQSHRSEEEEKRSCVYNLSKTIHNSSDAGTYYCAVLTCGQILFGEGTTVKTKIPEQEWDPVVIVLATLGPRTPVHVRVSQTVDMQHHISMTVVEPGLATCLSPSSRDLVQYPILHLRLPQLTRGLQYVPAYPEFRVP